A window of Pararhodobacter sp. genomic DNA:
CCGTTCCAGTAGTTGGGGTTCGCCTTGAGGCGCACAAAGGCGTTGCGCTCGTAGCTGTCGACCATATAGGGGCCGGTGCCGATTGGCGCTTCCTCGAACCCGGCGGCGCCGACGCGCTCATAGTAATCCTTGGGCAACACATAGCCGGTCAGGAAATACATCCATTTGAAGATCGTCGGGTCGAATTGCGTCACATCGGCAATGACCCGGTTCCCCTCGACCCGGTGATTGGCCAGCGTACCCCAGACGAACTGGATCGGGCTGCCGGTTGCCGGATCGGCGACGCGGGCCAGCGACCAGCGCACATCCTCGGCGGTGAAATCCGAACCGTCATGCCATTTGACGCCTTCGCGCACGTCCATCCAGACCTGCGTGCGGTCCTCGTTCCAGCCCCAATCGGTCAGCAAGCCGGGCGCGGGCGTCAGGTCCGGCTGTTGCAGGATGAACTGGTCGAACACCGACTGATAGAGCCCCTGAATCGTCGGGTTCACGGCGGAGGGGCCGACGGTGGGGTCCCAGCTGGGAAGGTTGACGTTATAGGCGATGATCAGCTCGTCAATGGCCTGCGCAAACACCGGTTTGGCGACGGTCAGAGCGACCGAGGCGACGGACATTTGCAACATCGTTCTGCGTGAAAGTTTCATGGATGTCTCCCGGTTGGTTGAGTGTTGTTCTTGTTATTGCCGAACTATTTTCCGGCCAGTTTGCGCGCCAGATGAAACCCGGCCCCCGCGCCGGTTCCTGCACCGGGCCAGACGGCTGCGCCGGTCAGGTGCAGGTTGCCAAGTGGCGTCGAGCCATCCGCATGGCCGCGCGCCGGTCGAAACAGAAAGTTCTGCGCCAGATGGTGACTGCCGCAGACCTGATCTCCGCCGACCAGATTGGGGTTCTGCGCCTCCATCTGCATCGGCGACACCACGCTTCGCGCCAAGATTTTGGCCCGGATACCCGGTGCGTAGCGCTCAAGAATATCCAACGCGCGCTCGGCCATCGGCTCGGCGGCGTCGGCCCAGTCGGTCGCGGTGATCTGTCCGGCCGCATCGCCCTTGATCGTGCCGGGCACCATGCGCACCTGCAACCAGAGCACATGCTTGCCCTCAGGCGCGCGGGACGGGTCGAACACGGTTGGCTGGCCCACGACAATCGCCGGTTCATCGGGCAGCAAACCCGCCTTGGCCTGCGTATAGGTGCGCGCCATTTGGTCAAGCGAGGGCGCGAGATGCACATAGGCAAAGCCCTTGAGCGCCTCATCCGCCGCCCAATCCGGCAGGCTGTCCAGCGCCAGGTGGATCATCAGCGTGCCGGGCGCGTGGTCGAACCCCTGCATCCGCGCGTCAAAATCGGCGTTTCCCGTGCCGCCCGTCAGGCGCGCCAAATGACGGGGCGCGACATTGGCAATCACCGCCTTGCGCGCCGTGATTTCGCGACCATCGGCCAGTCGAATACCGCTGGCTTTGCCGCCATTGTGCAGGATCTGCGTGACCTCGGCATTGCATTCCAGATGCGCGCCGCGTGCCTCGAGATCGGCGGCCATCGCCGTGATGATGGTATCCGCGCCGCCCTTGCCAATCACCATGCCGAAGGCCTGCGCGGCCATCCCCTCAAGATAGGGAAATACCGCGCCGCCAGCGATGTCGGGCGCGAAATCGAGGTGCAGGCCCCAAGCGCCAAGCGTGGCGTGAAGATGCGCCGAGCGGAAGGTTCTGGTCAGCCAGGCGCGTGGCGAGCTGAGCAGAAACTGCGCCAGATCCATCGACCCGGCGACCCCCTTTTTGCGCCAGATCCGGAACAGCGTGGCCGCCATTGCATGATTTCGCATGGGACTGCCAAGCAATCCAAAGATCGACTCGGCGTCTTCCGGGAAGGCTTTGACAAGCGCGGCCCAGGTGTCGGCGTCTTCTGAAGAAAAACTGCGAATACGGTCGGCGGTTGCCGCAGGATCGGTGCAAATTCCCAGCCATCGGCCATCTGGAAACGCGCTGGCAAAGGGTTTGGCGACGGGAACAAAGTCGAGACCATGTTTGGTCAAACCGTCCCCATAGCCTTTAAAAAAGGCCGAACCAGCAAATAGAGACAGGTTCATGGCGGCCCAGTCATGGCGAAATCCCGGCAAGGTCAGCGCCGCGGTGCGCACCGCACCGCCGGGCTGCGGCGCTTGCTCGAACAGGCCGACCGACCAGCCTTTTGCCGCGAGGTGAACCGCGCAAGCAAGGCTGTTGTGCCCGGCACCAATGATCACTGCGTCAAATGCGTGTGGCACTTTTCGTTCCCCTACCCTCGCAAAATACTTGCATACACATTTATTTCAGTCCAGCATAATTTTAGGCTTAAAATACATTGGCCGGATGACATCGGCCAAACACACGGGGAGACTTGCCATGACGTCAACACAAACCCTTCAGTCACTCGGCGCGATGCTGCTTTCAGGCGATATCGAGGTCATCGATTGCTCTGGCGTGCTGGGACCGGAAACGCCAATCCTGCAGCTTCCGGCCGATTTCGCGAAGCCGACACCCAAGGTCGAGATCCACAAGATCTCGGAATATGATCAGGATGGGCCGTTTTTCGCCTGGAACTGGCTGGTGCTGGGCGAGCATACCGGCACCCATTTCGACGCCCCCCACCACTGGATCACCGGCAAGGATTATCCCGATGGCTACGTCGACACGCTGAACATCCAGCGCGTCGTTGCCCCGGTGAACGTGATCGACGTGTCCAAGGAATCAGCCGCAGACCCCGATTTCCTGCTGACCGCAGAGCATGTGCAGGCCTGGGAGGACAAGCACGGCGCGATCAACAAGGGCGAATGGGTGGTCATGCGCTCTGACTGGGACAGCCGCGTCAATGACGAGGCGCAATTCCTGAACGCCAATGAGACGGGGCCACATTCGCCCGGACCGACGCCGGAATGCGTGGAATATCTGTTGAGCAAGGGCATCGTCGGCTGGGGAACCCAGTGCATCGGCACGGATGCAGGGGCGGCGGGCGGCATGACACCGCCCTATCCAGCACACAACCTTCTGCACCGCGACAACTGCTTTGGCCTCGCGTCACTGGCAAACCTCGACAAATTGCCCGCCAAGGGCGCGATCCTGATAGCGGCACCGTTGAAGATCAAGAATGGCACCGGCTCGCCGATCCGGGCGCTGGCGCTCGTGCCGAAGCGCTGACGCAATGGCGGTCGATCACGTCATCATCGGATCAGGGATCAACGCGCTGGTCGCGGCGGCCATGCTGTCGCGCAAAGGCAAGCGCGTGTTGGTGCTCGAGCGCGCGCCGGTTCTGGGCGGCTGCCTGCGCACCGACGAAATCACCCTGCCCGGCTTTCAGCATGACGTGATGGCCGCCACCTTTGTCCTGTTCCTGACCTCTCCCGCCCATGCCGAACTGGGTGCCGATCTGGCGCAGCACGGGCTGGAGTTCTGCCATACCGCCCATCCGACGGCGGTTTTGCGTCCGGACGGCTCGGCGTTGGTGCTGACAACGGACCGGGCGGCAAATGTGGCCGCCTTCAACGCGCTTGCCTCTGGTGACGGAGATCGCCACGCGGCGGATGTCGGCGGTATCGAGGCCGACGCGCCCTTCCTGTTCGGACTTTTGGGCGGCAAGCTGTGGTCCTGGCCGACGTTGAAAATGCTGATCGGGCAAGCGCGCAAACGCGGTGTTGCCGGGTTGGCCGGATGGTTCGGCGGCGCGCTGACGCCAGCGCGGGGCTGGCTGGAGACAACTTATCAAAGCCCGATGATTCAGGCGCTTTGGGCACCGTGGGTGCTGCATACGGGGCTGACACCCGAAAGCACCTATTCGGGGCAAATGGGCAAGGTGATTGCCTTTGCGCTCGAGGCGGCGGGAGCACCGGTGGTCAAGGGGGGGGCTGGCGCGGCGGTGCAGGCCTTTCGCAGCCTCATCGAGGCAAATGGCGGCACGCTCCGCACCGATGCCGATGTCGCGCGCATTCTGGTCGAGAATGGCGCGGTCAGGGGCGTACGCCTGAGCAGCGGCGAGGAGATTTCCGCGCGTTCCGTGCTGGCCTCGGTGACACCGGGTCAGCTTTATGGCCGCCTGCTTGGCGACACGTCGCCAACGCAAGACAAGGCCGCAGCGCCGACCTTCCGCCACGGTCGCGGGAATTTCCAACTGCATTATGCGCTCAATTCGGTGCCGGAATGGTTAACGCCCGGCCTTCAGGACGTGGCCCTGATCCATCTGGCCGACGGGATCGACTCGGTGTCGAAATCCGCGAATGAAGCCGAGCGCGGCATGTTCCCGGAAACCCCCACGATCTGCGTGGGCCAACCACACCGCATGGACCTGTCACGCGCGCCCAAGGGCAAGGCTGTTTTGTGGCTGCAAATCCCCGATGCGCCCCGTGTCATCAAGGGCGACGCCGCCGGACAGATCGCGGGCCGTGTCTGGGACGAGGCCACGCGCGAAGCCTTCGCCGACCGGATCGAGGGAATTTTGGCGCGCCATATCAAAGGTTTCGACAAGATCAAACTGGCCCGTACCGCCGTGTCCCCGGCGGATCTGGAAGCGATGAACATCAACCTTGTGGGCGGCGATCCGTATGGTGGGGCGTGTTCAATCGACCAGTTCTTCTTGTGGCGGCCCTTTGATCATTCGGTCCGGGGCGTGTCCCCGGTGCGCGGCCTGCGCCATATCGGGGCCTCAACGCATCCCGGCCCCGGATTGGGTGGCGGATCGGGGTATCTGGCGGCAAAGGGGCTGGGGGCATGAACGATGTGAGGCCGATTTCCGAGGCGGTCACCAATGACCCGGAACCGCGTCTGGGCGAGATCGGGCTGAACAATTTTGCGCCCTATCTGATGAACCGCATCATGGGGCGCTATAACCTGTCGCTTCGCTCTGAAATGGCCGCGTTGGGCCTGAGCACGCCGAAAATGCGCGCGCTGGCGGTGCTGACCATGATTGACGGGCTGCAAATCAAGCAACTGGCCGTTTATGCCGTGGTCGAGCAATCCACCCTGAGCCGCGCGTTGGACGCTTTGACCACCGAGGGGCTGGTGCGCCGCGCGCCTGACCCGGATGACAGCCGCGCCACGCGCATTTATATCACCGACGCCGGCCGCGCCGCCTTCGAGCGCCTTTGGCCGCATATGGCGAAGATCTACGCCAAAATGTTCAAGGGCATCGACGCGGCGGAAAAACGCGCCTTTGTCAGCACCTTGCAAACCATCCTTGCCAATATCCGCAAGCACGATTTCTGAAGAACGGAGAACACCATGGCCGAACGGTCCTTCAAGAAGGAAGTCGAGCACCTCAAGCTGGGGCATGGCGAGACCTTCACCGGCGAGGGGATTTTGGCCATCACAAAGGCGTTGCTGGAATGTGGCGTGGGCTATGTCGGCGGCTATCAGGGCGCACCGATCAGTCATCTGATGGATGTGCTGGCCGATGCCGAGGAAATTCTGGGTGAGCTTGGCGTGCGCTTCGAGGCCAATGCTTCGGAAGCTGCCGCCGCCGCGATGCTAGCCGCCTCGGTGCATTATCCGATCCGCGGGGCGGTAACCTTCAAGGGCTCGGTCGGCGTCAACGTCGCCTCGGATGCGCTGGCCAATCTGGCCTCCTCGGGCGTGACCGGTGGTGCGCTGGTGATCGTCGGCGAGGATTACGGCGAGGGCTCGTCGATCATGCAGGAACGCAGCCACGCCTTTGCCATGAAATCGCAGTTCTGGCTGCTCGATCCGCGCCCGAACCTGCCGTCGATTGTCAAAGCCGTCGAACAAGGGTTCGAGCTGTCCGAGGCCACCAACACCCCCGTCATGCTGATGGTGCGCATCCGGTCGTGCCATGTCACCGGCAGTTTCCAGACCCGCGACAACCAGCGCCCGGCGCTGACCGTGCGCGATGCCCTGTCGAACCCGCGTCGCGATGTGTCGCGCATCGTTCTGCCGCCGATGTCCTATATGCAAGAGCAGGACAAGGTGAAGAACCGCTGGCCCGCAGCACAAGCCTATATTCAGGCGCATGGGCTCAACGAGATCTTCGGGCCGGAACAGGCCCCGGTCGGCATTGTGTTGCAAGGCGGCATGTATAACGGCGTGATCCGCGCATTGCAGCGGCTGGGTCTGGCCGATTTGCAGGGCAACACCGAAATCCCGCTCTATGTGCTCAATGTCACCTATCCGCTGGTCGCCGATCAATTCGCCGCCTTCGCCGCCGGCAAGGACGCGGTTCTGGTCGTCGAAGAGGGCCAGCCCGAGTTCATCGAGCAGCAATTGGGCAGCCAGTTGTTCCGCGCCCAAAGCACGACCCGGCTTTATGGCAAAGGCGTGTTCCCGATGGCCGGTGAATACACCGGGCAGGTGATGCTGGACGCGGTCGAAGCGTTTCTGCGCGAGGCTGCGCCAAGCCTGTTACCGGCCCAGATCCGCGCGCCCAACGCCCCCGCCACGGTGATCCCCGACCTGTCGAAAACCGTGCCGGTGCGCCCGCCCGGGTTCTGCACCGGCTGCCCCGAGCGGCCGATCTTTGCCGCCATGAAACTGGTGCAGGAGGATCTGGGCGAGCATCAGATCTCGGCCGATATTGGCTGCCATTTGTTCGGCTCGCTGCCGCCCTTCAACATCGGTGGGGCGACGATGGGCTACGGGCTTGGCCCGGCCTCGAACGGCGCGTTTGACGGCGGCGGCGAGAAACGCCCCATTGCCGTGATGGGCGACGGCGGGTTCTGGCACAACGGCTTGTCGTCCTCGATCGGCAATATGGTGTTCAACAAATCCGACGGCGTGGTGGTGATCGTCGATAACTACTATTCGGCGGCGACCGGCGGTCAGGATGTGCTGTCATCACGCGCCGACAACGCCACCAAATCCACCGGCAACCCGATTCAAAAGGCGCTCAGGGGCGTTGGCGTGGAGTGGGTGCACCAGATCGACCACACCTATGACGTGAAACGCATGCGCGACACGCTGACCGAGGCGCTGACCACCAAGACCAAAGGGCCAAAGGTGATCGTCGCGTCGTCGGAATGCATGTTGAACAAACAGCGCCGCGAAAAGCCGCTGATGGCGCAGGCGATCAAGGACGGGCGGCGCGTGGCCAAGCCGCGCTTTGGCGTCGACGAGGATATCTGCACCGGCGACCACGCCTGCATCCGCCTGTCGGGCTGCCCGTCGCTCAGCCTCAAACGGCTGGATGACCCGCTGCGCGATGATCCGGTGGCCAGCATTGACCAGACCTGCGTCGGCTGCGGCAATTGCGGCGAAGTTGCCGATGCTGCGGTTCTCTGCCCGTCGTTCTGGAAGGCTGATGTGGTGCACAACCCCTCGGCGATGGAAACGCGGATGAACCGCTGGCGGCAAGGCATCATCACCTGGCTTCAGGCGCGGCGCACCCGCAAACGTCTGGATTTCGACAGCTATCAAGGGATTGCCGCAGAATGACCCAGCAGCTCTCGGGACTGGATGCGCGTCCGCAAGACGCCCGCATGGACACGATCATCAAGCTGGCGGTCATGGCGGTTGGCGGCCAAGGCGGCGGTGTGCTGACCGGCTGGATCGAGGCGGTCGGCCGGGCCAATGGCTATGCGGTCCAGACAACCTCGGTGGCCGGCGTGGCGCAACGCACCGGTGCGACGATCTATTACGTCGAAATGGCCCCGGCCAGTGCCGGCGCTGCCCCGGTGTTTTCGCTGGCCCCCGCCGCGGGCGATGTGGATATCCTGATTGCCGCCGAGATGATGGAGGCGGGCCGCGCCATTCTGCGCGGGTTCGTCACCCCGGACCGCACGACGCTGATTGCGTCCAGCCACCGGTCGCTGGCGGTCAGCGAAAAAATGGCCCCCGGTGACGGGATCGTCAACCCGGATGAGGTCTTGCGCGCTGCCGAGGTCGCAGCCAAACGCCTGATCTTGCAGGATATGGAGGCAATGGCGGTCGGCGTTGGCTCGGTGATTTCCGCCAGCCTGTTTGGTGCTTTGGCGGGATCGGGCGCGCTGCCCTTTACGCGTGACAGTTTCGAGGCCGCCGTTCGCGCCTCGGGTCGTGGGGTCGAGGCGTCGTTGCAAGCCTTTGCCCGCGGTTTTGACGCGGCCAATGACCCGACGTCCCCGGCCGCCCCACCGGCGGCGCCCGCCCGTGCCACCGTGGTGCGAGGCCCCGGAAAACTGGAGCGTGCGTGGGCGGCGCTGACCGAACGCTGCGCCAACCTGCCCGAACCGGTCCTCGCCATGGCGCTGGCCGGGTTGCGCAAGGTGGTGGATTTTCAAGACCTTGACTACGGGCGCGAGTATCTGACCCACCTTGACCGCGTGCTGGCCCTCGACAACGCTGAACGCGGATATGCCCTCAGCCTTGAGGCCGCCAAATATATCGCCAACGCGATGGCCTATGATGATCTGATCCGCGTCGCCGACCGCAAGACCCGCCCTGCCCGGTTTGAACGCATCCGCGCCGAGTTGGGCATCGGCCCGGATCAGGTGGTGCACCTGACCGAATTCACCCATCCGCGTGGCCTCGAAGTGGTCAGCCTGTTTCCTGCACGCCTTGGCCGCTGGACCGAGGATCGCCCGCGGCTGATGGCCTGGATCGACCGGCGCGTGAACAAGGGACGGCGGCTGCGCTCGGATGGGTTGTGGAATTTCTTGCAGCTTTATCTGCTGGGCGGGCTGAAAGTATATCGCAAACGGACGCTGCGCCACGCGGTCGAACAGGCGCATCTCGAGGGGTGGTTGACCACCGTTCTGGACCTCGCGCGCACGGATTATGCGCTGGGCGTTGAGGCCTTGCGAATGCGCCGCCTGATCAAAGGCTATTCCGACACCCACGCACGCGGCCTGTCGAAATTTGCCCGCGCGATGGAGGGGGTTTCGCTGGTCGCCGGGCGAGACGACGCCGCGGACTGGGCGCGCCGCCTGCGCGACGCCGCCTTGCAGGACGAGGACGGCAAAGCCCTGGACGGCGCAATCAAGACGATCCAGTCCTTCGTCTGACGTCAACGCCACGTTGGTGGGATGACCTCGCCGCGACTTCGAGGCCAGTGCAGGACAACTGCACATGTGCAGTTGTTTTACGCAAAATCGGGCTTATCTGCCGTGATCAACACGCATTTGTCGAGAACGGGAGAAAACCATGACGAAGATTGATCTCCCGCAATACCCGACGCGCCACGGGTATATGTCGGAAAAAATCCAGCTGGACTACATCACGGCTGCCATTGAAAAGAAGCTGTTGCCCCCTGACGCGCATCGGATGCCGGAAATTCTGTCGCTCACCGCGCCCAGCGATCCGTCCCGGCCGATCCAGTTCTGGCAGCTTTATTCGGTGCTGGGTCAAGATCCGATTGTGCGGATCGTTCAGGATTTCTACCAGCGGGTGTTCGCGGATGAGGATTGGTTCACCTCGGTTTTCGCGCGCGTGGGCGATGTTGGCCACCACATCAACACGCAGGCCTCCATGTGGATCGACGTGATGGGCGGCGGGCCGTATTATCATGGCGCGGAGTTCCGGTTGCATTTCCATCATACGCATAACGCCATGCAGTTGATGACCGAAAAGGGCGCGGCGCGGTGGTCGCAGTTGATGTTGGACACGCTGGAGGCCAGCGATGATCTGAAACGCGGCGACCCAAGGATCCGGCCGAGCCTCAACACGTTCCTCTCTCATTTCATGGCCAAATACGCCGAGGAATTCGCGTTTGAAAACCGCAGCGTTTTCGGCGAGACCAACCCGCCTTACCTGCAAAAGATCAACTTCAGGACGATGACCGAAGAGGCCATTGCAGCGCTGAGCGAGGATGATCTTGGTGCGGCATTGACGGCACGCGGCGTCGATATCTCGATCTATCAGGGCAAAGACGCCCTGGTGCGCAAGGCGCTGATGCTCTGAGCCTCATTCTGGCGCGCATGGCCGCACTTTGCGTCAGGGCGTTACCGGTTGCTGCGGCTTTCGCGCCAGATCACCAACACCCCGCCGACGGCGATCAAGATTGCACCCGGAAAAAGGTCCTGCCAGGGGGCCTCGCCGAAGAACACCCAGCCGAACACAAAGGCCATCGGGATACCCAGATAACTGAAAGGCGCCAGATTGCTTTGCTCGGTCATGCGATAGGACACCATCAACAGCAAAACCGCGATGCCGCCCGCGATGCCCATCGCGACGATCCACCCCAGATCGTACAGGCTTTCGACCGGAGAAAACCCGCCGAATAGCCCCGCGATCGCCACAGAGCCGATCACCGCGTAGCCAGAGGAATACAGGTTGACCAAGGCGCTCGGGACGTCCTGATCGAACAGTCGCGCGGTGACCCCGGTGAGCGCATACAGTGCGGCGGCGGCCAGCGGCAAAAGGGAGTTGGTGGAAAACGTGTCACGCCCCGGCCCCATCACCATCACCACGCCCACAAACCCGACGATCACCGCAATCCATCGCAACCGGCCAACCCGCTCGCCAAGAAGCAGCACCGCAAATGCGGTCATGAAAACCCCGCTGGAATAGGAAATCGTTGTTGCGCTGGCAAAGGCGATCCGGCCCAATGACAGGTAGAACATGAGTTGTGCGAGGGCGACAATCAGGCCGCGCACGGCCACCAAACCCCATTGCCGCACCCGCAGGCGCCGCCCCTTTTGGTGCCAGGCCTGCGACGACCAAAGCGCGATCGCACTGGGGATCAAGCCAAACACATTGCGATAAGCCGACAATTCCGCAGCGCTATAGTCTGTAGACAAGCGCTTGATGATCAACCCCATCAGGTCGAAGAACACCAGTGATATCAGACTGATGCCAATCGCAAGCGCCACGGACCCCGTCGGCAAGGCAGGTATTTTCCGACCGTCACTCATTTCGGTTTGGCAAGGCGTTTCATCATGTCAGCAGCATAGCTTCGGAAAGTCGATTGTGACCTGCCTATCATCGCTGAGGGTGCCGAATGCGTGTGGCGCGCGACAAAAGAGCCACGCAGTATTGCCACTTGGCGCGATGCCGCGACCCGACGCGCCGTTGCCCCGGAGTCAGTGGCCGGAACTCGGTTGATGCTCGCTCGTGCCGGCGGCCCGCCCCCATGCCACGCGGGACCAGATCAACTCGTGAAAGAAATACGAGATGAAACCTGCCAGCGATCCGGCCAGGGCAATGCCGCCGCTGGCCGCCACCGACCCCGTGAACACAAAGCCGATGAGCATCATCGAGAAGAAACCGGCGACTTGCCATGAGACGGCTTTGGCAAAGAGTTTGATTGTGCTGTCCATTTGAAATCGCTCCGCTACGGGGTTCGTTTCAACGGTGGTATCCGACCCGTACAAGCATGGACATTTGGCATTTTTGCTGCAAACAGTCCCGTATGGTGACAATAATCTGCAAAGAAGATTGAAATGGACAAACGTGACCGTGCCGACCTGTTCCGTGAGCGTCTGCACGATGCCATGTCGCGCAAATCCGTGACGCGCAGCGCGCTGGCCAGAGCAACCCGCGTGGATCGCTCGACGATTGGCCAACTCCTCAAGGAGGATCAACCCCGGCTGCCCAACGCACAACTGGCCGCGGATGTCGCGGTCGCGCTGGGTGTCAGCACCGATTGGCTGTTGGGTCTGACCAACCGGCCCGAAACCCCGGGCGACATTGTTGCCGCGGCCATGTCCCTGAGCCCCGCCGAGCGCACGTCTGCCGATGCGCAGCTTCTGAAATGGCACCAAGAGGCCGCCGGATACAAAGTCCGCCACGTTCCCGCGACCTTGCCTGATATTCTCAAGACGCACGACATGCTGCATTGGGAATACGCTTCGTTTCAGGAACGCCGCGTGCCCGAAGCCTTTGCCGCGATGCAGGATCAGTTGGCGTGGCTGACGTCTGGCGTCTCCGACTATGAAATCGCGCTGCCGATACATGAAATCGAGTCCTGCGCGGCGGGAACGGCCTATTACAAGGGGTTGTCTGAACGCGTCCGGTTCGATCAACTGCGGTTGATAGCCGACCAATGCGAACAGATGTTTCCAAGACTGCGCGTGCTGCTCTTTGATGCGCATACCGTTTTCAGTTCACCGGTGACGATTTTTGGCCCCAATCTGGCCGTCGTCTACGTTGGGCAATGCTATCTTGCCTTTCGCGAGGTCGAGCGGGTCAAATCGCTGACCCGCCATTTCGACTGGCTGGTGCGCGAGGCCGTGGTTGATGCGCGCAAGGTCCCGTCCTACATTCGCGCGCTGATCACCGTGTGACGGGTTCGATTGCGTCGGATAATGCGCGGAAGTGGGCCCAAAATGCCATGTCACAATGTCGTGGTGAACTTGTTGCCACGCGCCAATTGACATACCGCAGGGCCAACCCTACATCTTGAAGCATGAAGGTTCATGCAGATCATTTCCGATTTCTTTTGCTGATCCGCCCGTTTCCTCGGGCGGAGTCAGGCGCGAGCGTGCCTTCCTAACCTCCCGAGGCCTCCTCAAATTCCGGACGTGAACCCAAGGCACCCTTTCGCCTGGGGTAGCAGTGCACAAGACCCGCTTTTTCCAATTGGTCAAGACAACCCGCTGACGCACTCGCTGCGTGGCGCTTTTTCCATGTCTTGCCATGTCCGATATCTGACGCCCACCGCAAAACCACCCGCATTCGTCTTTCGCCAACACCCTGACCCACCGTTCCATCGCCAAACAAAGGAGGCTACCCATGACGCAGCAATTGACTGAAACCGCCAAGAAACCCCGTCCGCGCAACCCAAAGCTTGTGATCAATGCGGATGAGCTGGTCCATATCGAGGCGTTGATCGAAGGGGCAATGCAGCGCAATCCCGCGCTGGCCGACCGGCTGATGGACGAAATCGGCCGCGCGCGCATCGTTCCGGCAGCAAAAATGCCCACGAATGTCGTCTCCATCGGCAGCACGGTGGTATACCGCGATGAAACCACCGGTCAGGAAAAATCGGTGACGCTGGTGTATCCCGAGGATGCGGACATCTCGCGCCAGAAGGTGTCGATCATGACGCCGATCGGGGTCGCGCTGTTGGGTCTGGCGACCGGCGCGGTGTTCTACTGGGACACGCGCGACGACAAACGTCGATTGCTGACAGTCATCAGCGTGGAACAACCCACCACATGATCCGTTTTCGCCCTCGAATGATCCCCGGCGTCAACGTCATCTTAACGGCGCTCGGCGACCCCAGAGCAAGCCCCGGCGACCCGTAACAGGGGCCGGGCTTGGCTCTGGGGGGAAAATGAAAATCGCCCAGCGCCATGCCAGCCAAGTCTCGGAGTAAGATTGTGAAACATCACTACGGTCGTGCAACCTGTTCAAATTGCAAACAAACACTGCCAAAAGCCGCCTTTTATCGGTGCCCGTCCTGCCTGACGCCCATCCGGCGACGCGCCAAGTCCGATGGGTCCGGGCGCCGGGAAAGCAATACCACCCTCGCGCTTGCTTTTGCACGGCTCCGTCATCATAGTTTGAGGATTGCCCGGAAATTCATCCGTGCTCAACCCGATGAAGCGATCCTGATATGACGACCAGACAGCATGTGCGCGGGTTGGTATGGCCGGCGATCTTCGTGCTTCTCAGCTTTGCTTTGGTCATCACCCTGCTGGAGGTCGAGGTCCCGGCTCTGAACGGGTATGACGAGAACCTGTTGCTCGGTGTCACGGCGCTGGCCTATTTCGCGACGGCCTGGTTTGTCAGCCGGATTTTTGCCCTGGCGCTCGATCATGCATCGGCGCGCCGCCGACCGTTTCCGCGCCTGCTCAAAGACCTGATTGCGGCGTTGCTGTTCCTGTTCGCCTTTGCGGCAACCGGCGCAATGTTCATGGGGCAAGGCGCGATCGGCGCGGTGGCGGGGTCTGGCCTGATCCTGGCGATGCTGGGCTTTGCGATCCGAAATGTGGTGGCGGACACGTTATCTGGCGTGGCC
This region includes:
- a CDS encoding NAD(P)/FAD-dependent oxidoreductase is translated as MPHAFDAVIIGAGHNSLACAVHLAAKGWSVGLFEQAPQPGGAVRTAALTLPGFRHDWAAMNLSLFAGSAFFKGYGDGLTKHGLDFVPVAKPFASAFPDGRWLGICTDPAATADRIRSFSSEDADTWAALVKAFPEDAESIFGLLGSPMRNHAMAATLFRIWRKKGVAGSMDLAQFLLSSPRAWLTRTFRSAHLHATLGAWGLHLDFAPDIAGGAVFPYLEGMAAQAFGMVIGKGGADTIITAMAADLEARGAHLECNAEVTQILHNGGKASGIRLADGREITARKAVIANVAPRHLARLTGGTGNADFDARMQGFDHAPGTLMIHLALDSLPDWAADEALKGFAYVHLAPSLDQMARTYTQAKAGLLPDEPAIVVGQPTVFDPSRAPEGKHVLWLQVRMVPGTIKGDAAGQITATDWADAAEPMAERALDILERYAPGIRAKILARSVVSPMQMEAQNPNLVGGDQVCGSHHLAQNFLFRPARGHADGSTPLGNLHLTGAAVWPGAGTGAGAGFHLARKLAGK
- a CDS encoding MarR family transcriptional regulator, which produces MNDVRPISEAVTNDPEPRLGEIGLNNFAPYLMNRIMGRYNLSLRSEMAALGLSTPKMRALAVLTMIDGLQIKQLAVYAVVEQSTLSRALDALTTEGLVRRAPDPDDSRATRIYITDAGRAAFERLWPHMAKIYAKMFKGIDAAEKRAFVSTLQTILANIRKHDF
- a CDS encoding NAD(P)/FAD-dependent oxidoreductase, with translation MAPARRSGRWRSCRSADAMAVDHVIIGSGINALVAAAMLSRKGKRVLVLERAPVLGGCLRTDEITLPGFQHDVMAATFVLFLTSPAHAELGADLAQHGLEFCHTAHPTAVLRPDGSALVLTTDRAANVAAFNALASGDGDRHAADVGGIEADAPFLFGLLGGKLWSWPTLKMLIGQARKRGVAGLAGWFGGALTPARGWLETTYQSPMIQALWAPWVLHTGLTPESTYSGQMGKVIAFALEAAGAPVVKGGAGAAVQAFRSLIEANGGTLRTDADVARILVENGAVRGVRLSSGEEISARSVLASVTPGQLYGRLLGDTSPTQDKAAAPTFRHGRGNFQLHYALNSVPEWLTPGLQDVALIHLADGIDSVSKSANEAERGMFPETPTICVGQPHRMDLSRAPKGKAVLWLQIPDAPRVIKGDAAGQIAGRVWDEATREAFADRIEGILARHIKGFDKIKLARTAVSPADLEAMNINLVGGDPYGGACSIDQFFLWRPFDHSVRGVSPVRGLRHIGASTHPGPGLGGGSGYLAAKGLGA
- a CDS encoding cyclase family protein; its protein translation is MTSTQTLQSLGAMLLSGDIEVIDCSGVLGPETPILQLPADFAKPTPKVEIHKISEYDQDGPFFAWNWLVLGEHTGTHFDAPHHWITGKDYPDGYVDTLNIQRVVAPVNVIDVSKESAADPDFLLTAEHVQAWEDKHGAINKGEWVVMRSDWDSRVNDEAQFLNANETGPHSPGPTPECVEYLLSKGIVGWGTQCIGTDAGAAGGMTPPYPAHNLLHRDNCFGLASLANLDKLPAKGAILIAAPLKIKNGTGSPIRALALVPKR